A window of Opitutus sp. ER46 contains these coding sequences:
- a CDS encoding potassium-transporting ATPase subunit C — protein MKTTLSAARLLVALTLLTGFLYPLAVWAVGHTCFASAAEGSLVYRQGRLVGSTLLAQPTTSPRYFQPRPSAGDFATGPSGASNLAWTSAKLQRATEDRLARFGAGVPPDLLTTSGSGLDPHISPAAARYQAGQVATVRQLPPAQTARLLALIARQTEGGRMSPARINVLRLNLALDAEFSNP, from the coding sequence ATGAAAACCACCCTGTCCGCAGCCCGACTGCTCGTCGCGCTCACCCTTCTCACCGGATTTCTCTACCCGCTCGCCGTCTGGGCGGTCGGCCACACTTGCTTCGCGTCGGCCGCCGAAGGCTCCCTCGTGTACCGCCAGGGTCGCCTCGTGGGCTCGACGCTGCTCGCGCAACCCACCACCAGCCCGCGCTATTTTCAGCCGCGTCCGTCCGCCGGCGACTTTGCCACCGGGCCGTCCGGCGCCAGCAATCTGGCCTGGACGAGCGCGAAACTGCAGCGCGCGACCGAGGATCGCCTGGCCCGCTTTGGCGCCGGCGTCCCGCCCGACCTCCTGACGACCAGCGGCAGTGGACTAGACCCGCATATCTCGCCGGCCGCCGCTCGCTACCAGGCCGGCCAGGTCGCCACCGTGCGGCAGCTGCCCCCCGCCCAAACGGCCAGACTGCTAGCGCTGATTGCGCGCCAGACAGAAGGCGGCAGAATGAGCCCGGCCCGAATCAACGTCCTCCGTCTCAACCTCGCCCTCGACGCCGAGTTTTCCAACCCGTGA
- the kdpB gene encoding potassium-transporting ATPase subunit KdpB, whose product MKTAAGFTCDSTLLRRAACDAFRKLDPRDLQRNPVILATALGAALVTGVAAWDLFAGTLTGFTIQITVWLWFTVLFATFAEALAEGRGKAQADALKRARAQVFARRLHEGREERIAAADLRLGDLVVCEAHDVIPADGEVVEGIASVDESAITGESAPVVRESGGDRSAVTGGTRVLSDRLLVRVTAAPGGGFLDRMIGLIEGASRQRTPNEIALGILLVALTAVFLGVVVSLPFFARYSERLAGQAGAIDTSIPVLVALFVCLIPTTIGGLLSAIGISGIDRLTRRNVIATSGRAVEAAGDIDVLLLDKTGTITLGNRQAAAFIAAPGVAVERLAAAAQLASLADETPEGRSIVVLAKQQFGLREREVSTPHARFVPFAAQTRMSGVDLHGHSIRKGAADSVHSWVAARGGVWPVGVSRTVEQIAANGGTPLVVAEDTDVLGVIHLKDVVKGGIKERFAELRRMGIRTVMITGDNPLTAAAIAAEAGVDDFLASATPEMKLARIRQEQAGGRLVAMTGDGTNDAPALAQADVGVAMNTGTQAAREAGNMVDLDSNPTKLIEIVTIGKQLLTTRGALTTFSVANDVAKYFAILPAMVVTLYAASDGAPGPLAALNLMALHSPQSAILSAVIFNALILVALVPLALRGVAYRPLPAASLLRRNLIRYGLGGILAPFLGIKLIDLILVATRLA is encoded by the coding sequence ATGAAAACCGCTGCAGGCTTCACCTGCGATTCCACTCTCCTTCGTCGCGCCGCCTGCGACGCGTTTCGGAAACTCGATCCGCGCGATCTCCAACGCAACCCGGTCATACTCGCGACCGCCCTGGGCGCCGCACTCGTCACCGGCGTCGCGGCCTGGGACCTCTTTGCCGGCACGCTCACTGGATTCACGATCCAAATCACGGTCTGGCTCTGGTTCACCGTCCTGTTCGCCACCTTTGCCGAAGCGCTCGCGGAGGGTCGCGGCAAGGCCCAGGCCGACGCACTGAAGCGCGCCCGCGCCCAGGTGTTCGCCCGCCGGTTGCACGAGGGTCGCGAAGAACGGATCGCCGCCGCCGACCTGCGCCTTGGCGATCTCGTCGTCTGCGAAGCACACGACGTGATCCCGGCGGATGGGGAGGTCGTGGAGGGCATCGCGAGTGTCGACGAATCCGCGATCACCGGCGAATCCGCGCCGGTCGTGCGCGAGAGCGGCGGCGACCGCAGCGCCGTCACGGGCGGCACCCGCGTGCTCAGCGATCGCCTGCTCGTCCGCGTCACCGCGGCGCCCGGCGGCGGTTTTCTCGACCGGATGATCGGGCTCATCGAAGGCGCGTCGCGCCAGCGCACCCCCAACGAGATCGCGTTGGGCATCCTGCTGGTCGCGCTCACGGCGGTCTTCCTGGGCGTCGTCGTCTCGCTGCCGTTCTTCGCCCGCTACAGCGAGCGGCTGGCAGGCCAGGCCGGCGCAATCGACACCTCCATCCCCGTCCTCGTCGCGCTCTTCGTCTGCCTCATCCCGACAACGATCGGCGGCCTGTTGAGCGCGATCGGCATCAGCGGCATCGACCGGCTGACCCGGCGTAACGTCATCGCCACCTCCGGCCGCGCCGTTGAAGCCGCGGGCGACATCGATGTGCTGCTCCTCGACAAGACCGGCACGATCACGCTCGGCAACCGCCAGGCGGCCGCCTTCATCGCCGCCCCCGGCGTGGCCGTCGAACGACTCGCCGCCGCCGCACAGCTGGCCTCGCTAGCCGACGAGACACCCGAGGGCCGGAGCATCGTCGTCCTCGCCAAACAGCAGTTCGGACTGCGGGAACGCGAGGTCAGCACGCCGCATGCGCGCTTCGTGCCGTTCGCCGCCCAAACCCGCATGAGCGGCGTTGACCTGCACGGACACTCGATTCGGAAGGGTGCCGCCGACAGCGTGCACTCCTGGGTGGCGGCCCGAGGCGGTGTGTGGCCGGTCGGGGTCAGCCGCACCGTCGAACAAATCGCCGCCAACGGCGGCACGCCCCTGGTTGTTGCCGAGGACACCGATGTGCTCGGCGTCATCCACCTGAAAGATGTCGTCAAGGGTGGCATCAAGGAGCGGTTCGCCGAGCTCCGCCGCATGGGCATCCGCACCGTCATGATCACGGGCGACAACCCGCTCACCGCGGCGGCCATCGCCGCCGAGGCGGGCGTCGACGACTTCCTCGCGTCGGCGACACCGGAAATGAAGCTCGCCCGCATCCGGCAGGAACAGGCGGGCGGCCGGCTCGTCGCCATGACCGGCGATGGCACCAACGACGCCCCCGCCCTCGCGCAGGCCGACGTTGGCGTGGCCATGAACACCGGCACGCAGGCCGCCCGAGAGGCCGGCAACATGGTCGATCTGGATTCGAATCCGACGAAGCTCATCGAAATCGTGACCATCGGGAAACAGCTCCTCACCACCCGGGGCGCGCTCACCACGTTCTCGGTCGCAAACGACGTCGCCAAGTACTTCGCGATCCTCCCCGCAATGGTCGTGACGCTCTATGCGGCCTCCGACGGCGCGCCCGGTCCGTTGGCCGCGCTCAACCTCATGGCCCTCCACTCCCCGCAAAGCGCCATTCTCAGCGCCGTCATCTTCAACGCCCTCATTCTCGTGGCTCTCGTGCCGCTCGCCCTGCGCGGCGTCGCGTACCGTCCGCTCCCGGCGGCAAGCCTCCTGCGCCGAAATCTCATCCGTTACGGCTTGGGCGGAATCCTGGCGCCCTTCCTTGGGATCAAGCTCATCGACCTGATCCTCGTAGCCACCCGACTCGCATGA
- the kdpA gene encoding potassium-transporting ATPase subunit KdpA, with protein MSASDCTYLAAFVAILLVATPVLGRWTAAVLRGDPPAWLRWLTPVERVLYRTAGVDAGAEMTWPRYALALLSFNLLGGVIVLVLQLLQGHLPLNPQHFGAVPFGVAVNTAVSFLTNTNWQAYSGEASLGYLTQMAGLGVQNFLSAATGLAVMAALARSFSRRPVGGIGNFWADLVRSTLYLLLPLSFMLAVVLVSQGVVQSFAPYPIATTLAGTEQVIPLGPAASQIAIKQLGTNGGGFFGLNSAHPFENPTPLSNFIEMLALLLLPAACVHAYGVLTGARRHAAVLFAVMLLFFVGAVGLSLWSEYNAPGAARCALEGKELRFGVTPSILWANATTAASNGSVNAMHASLSPLAGGLALANMLLGEIIFGGVGSGLYGMVMIAILGVFLAGLMVGRTPEYLGKKIEAFEVRMAVLATLLPCGVVLLGCAVSFATEAGRAAAGAAGPHALTEILYAWGSMANNNGSAFGSLTATGTLFTWGGSLAMLLGRFGVILPILALAGHLAGKRSVPPTSGTFPTDGATFAVLLTGTILIEVALIYFPALVLGPVLEHLLLLAGRMF; from the coding sequence ATGAGCGCGTCCGACTGCACGTACCTCGCCGCCTTTGTCGCCATCCTCCTCGTTGCCACCCCGGTGCTGGGCCGGTGGACCGCTGCGGTCTTGCGGGGCGACCCTCCGGCATGGCTCCGGTGGCTCACTCCGGTCGAACGGGTCCTCTATCGCACCGCCGGTGTAGACGCGGGGGCCGAGATGACCTGGCCGCGGTACGCACTCGCCCTCCTGAGCTTCAACCTACTGGGCGGCGTGATCGTGCTCGTGCTGCAGCTCCTGCAGGGCCATCTGCCGCTCAATCCGCAGCATTTCGGAGCCGTGCCGTTCGGTGTCGCGGTGAACACCGCGGTGTCATTCCTCACGAACACGAACTGGCAGGCCTACTCCGGCGAGGCGTCGCTTGGATACCTCACACAAATGGCCGGGCTCGGGGTGCAGAACTTTCTCAGTGCGGCGACGGGGCTCGCGGTGATGGCGGCGCTTGCCCGCAGCTTCAGCCGCCGGCCGGTCGGCGGCATCGGCAACTTCTGGGCCGATCTCGTCCGCTCGACGCTTTACCTTCTACTGCCGCTCTCGTTCATGCTGGCAGTCGTCCTCGTTTCCCAGGGCGTGGTGCAGTCCTTCGCCCCCTACCCCATCGCCACCACACTGGCCGGAACGGAACAGGTCATCCCACTCGGTCCGGCGGCATCACAGATCGCGATCAAGCAACTGGGGACCAACGGCGGCGGGTTCTTTGGCCTCAACTCGGCGCATCCCTTCGAAAACCCCACGCCCCTGAGCAATTTCATCGAGATGCTCGCGCTGCTGCTCCTGCCCGCCGCGTGCGTCCATGCGTATGGCGTGCTCACCGGCGCGCGCCGCCATGCGGCCGTGCTCTTTGCCGTGATGCTCCTCTTCTTCGTCGGCGCCGTTGGCCTGTCGCTCTGGAGTGAGTACAACGCGCCGGGCGCCGCGAGGTGTGCGCTGGAAGGCAAGGAACTGCGCTTCGGCGTCACGCCGTCGATCCTGTGGGCGAACGCCACCACGGCCGCGTCCAACGGCTCCGTCAACGCCATGCACGCCTCGCTCTCGCCCCTTGCGGGCGGGCTCGCGCTCGCCAACATGCTGCTCGGCGAGATCATCTTCGGCGGCGTCGGCTCGGGGCTCTACGGCATGGTGATGATCGCGATCCTGGGCGTCTTTCTCGCCGGACTGATGGTCGGCCGAACGCCGGAATACCTGGGCAAGAAGATCGAGGCCTTCGAAGTGCGGATGGCGGTACTCGCCACTCTTCTCCCCTGCGGGGTCGTTCTGCTCGGTTGCGCCGTCTCGTTCGCCACCGAGGCGGGCCGCGCGGCGGCGGGAGCGGCGGGCCCTCACGCCCTGACGGAGATCCTCTACGCCTGGGGTTCGATGGCCAACAACAACGGTTCCGCCTTCGGGAGCCTGACCGCCACCGGCACGCTCTTCACCTGGGGCGGATCCCTGGCGATGCTGCTCGGCCGTTTCGGCGTTATCCTTCCCATCCTCGCCCTCGCCGGCCACCTCGCCGGAAAGCGAAGCGTGCCACCCACCAGCGGCACCTTTCCGACCGACGGCGCCACGTTCGCCGTCCTGCTGACCGGCACCATCCTGATCGAGGTCGCGCTCATCTACTTCCCCGCCTTGGTCCTGGGGCCAGTGCTCGAACACCTCCTGCTGCTTGCCGGGCGAATGTTCTAG
- a CDS encoding RidA family protein, producing the protein MPPALTRLNPPTLPDASAAGYSQISIVEPGRLAFISGQVAWRRDGGAVPDTLPGQAEIVVVNARAALAAIGATPKDLAMVRVYLVNLTPERVEQLWPHLHTLFDGALPSLTGVGVTALASPELQLEVEMVVRLPA; encoded by the coding sequence ATGCCACCCGCCCTCACGCGCCTGAATCCACCCACCCTCCCCGACGCCAGCGCGGCGGGCTATTCGCAGATCTCGATCGTGGAGCCGGGACGGCTTGCGTTCATCTCCGGCCAGGTCGCGTGGCGCCGTGATGGCGGTGCCGTGCCTGACACGCTGCCGGGCCAGGCCGAGATCGTCGTCGTAAACGCCCGCGCCGCGCTCGCGGCGATCGGAGCCACGCCCAAGGACCTCGCGATGGTCCGCGTCTATCTCGTGAACCTGACGCCCGAGCGCGTGGAGCAACTGTGGCCGCACCTGCACACGCTCTTTGACGGCGCCCTGCCGAGCCTCACCGGCGTCGGCGTTACCGCCCTCGCCTCCCCCGAGCTCCAGTTGGAGGTCGAGATGGTGGTCCGGTTGCCGGCGTGA
- a CDS encoding ATP-binding protein — MKSLRWRIAAWFALSIVVVVAVFTFVTYAHLRHELRYERWERTHPDHPDWTLHGSYSESEVEDIAGELWRLALIYAAPVALAALGIGYLLARRSLAPITQLNRQLADIQAHNLKRRVKLAGADREFIGIETNINSLLARLEASFAQLTEYSANVAHELRTPLTLLRLKVEDASSEIRPETAEALQEELARLADYVDQCLLLATAEQGRLVLKTEEVQVRPLLEEMLEVYQLWAAEGGRSVTLEVVDDFAVVADRRYLKQVLHNLLTNAVKHGSGPISIRLARSSTGASCRIENAINRAAPATGRHGLGLRIVRALVHVLGCGIETRPDGETFTSELKWEGVAAPPASADSAPAKR, encoded by the coding sequence ATGAAGTCGCTGCGCTGGCGGATCGCAGCCTGGTTCGCGCTCTCGATCGTCGTCGTGGTGGCGGTCTTCACCTTCGTCACCTACGCGCACCTGCGCCACGAACTGCGCTACGAACGTTGGGAACGGACGCATCCCGACCACCCCGACTGGACGCTGCACGGGAGCTACTCCGAGTCGGAGGTGGAGGACATCGCCGGCGAGCTCTGGCGCCTGGCGCTGATCTACGCGGCCCCGGTCGCGCTCGCGGCGCTCGGCATTGGCTATCTCCTCGCGCGCCGCTCGCTGGCACCGATCACGCAGTTGAACCGCCAGCTCGCCGACATCCAGGCGCACAATCTCAAGCGGCGGGTGAAGCTCGCGGGCGCCGACCGGGAGTTCATCGGCATCGAGACCAACATCAACAGCCTGCTCGCGCGGCTCGAGGCATCGTTCGCCCAGCTCACCGAGTACTCCGCCAACGTCGCCCATGAGCTGCGCACCCCCCTGACGCTGCTCCGGCTGAAGGTCGAGGACGCCAGCAGCGAGATCCGCCCGGAGACGGCCGAGGCGTTGCAGGAGGAACTCGCGCGACTCGCGGACTACGTCGACCAGTGCCTGCTGCTCGCCACCGCCGAGCAGGGGCGGCTGGTGCTCAAGACCGAAGAGGTGCAGGTGCGGCCGCTGCTCGAGGAAATGCTCGAGGTGTACCAGCTCTGGGCCGCGGAGGGGGGCCGCTCGGTGACGCTCGAGGTCGTCGACGACTTCGCCGTGGTGGCCGACCGACGCTACCTGAAACAGGTGCTCCACAATCTCCTGACGAACGCCGTGAAGCACGGCAGCGGGCCAATCAGCATCAGGCTTGCGCGCTCCTCGACCGGCGCCTCCTGCCGCATTGAAAACGCGATCAACCGCGCCGCACCCGCCACCGGCCGCCACGGCCTGGGCCTGCGCATCGTGCGCGCGCTGGTCCACGTGCTGGGCTGCGGGATCGAGACGCGCCCGGACGGCGAGACGTTCACCTCGGAACTGAAATGGGAAGGTGTGGCCGCCCCGCCCGCGTCCGCCGACTCCGCTCCGGCAAAGCGCTGA
- a CDS encoding response regulator transcription factor: MRVLVAEDDAKVAEHIRRGIAEAGYAVDVAHDGAEAVWLAENHQYDAMVLDVMMPVQDGLTTIRQIRRQGILTPAIFLTARHELQDRVRGLDAGADDYLAKPFSMVELLARLRALLRRQRTEPVDRLRVADLELDLLARTAQRGGQTIALTNREFALLELLMMASPRPVSKTAIVEHVWDQHFDSGTNVVNVYVNYLRAKVDRPGLTPLIQTVRGVGYALKDPAS; encoded by the coding sequence ATGCGTGTTTTGGTTGCCGAGGATGACGCAAAAGTAGCCGAGCATATCCGCCGCGGAATCGCGGAGGCCGGCTACGCCGTCGACGTCGCGCACGACGGCGCCGAGGCGGTGTGGCTGGCCGAAAACCATCAGTACGACGCGATGGTCCTCGACGTGATGATGCCGGTGCAGGACGGCCTCACCACGATCCGCCAGATCCGGCGCCAGGGCATCCTCACGCCGGCCATCTTCCTTACCGCGCGCCACGAGCTGCAGGACCGTGTCCGCGGGCTCGATGCCGGGGCGGACGACTACCTCGCGAAGCCCTTCTCGATGGTCGAACTGCTCGCCCGCCTCCGCGCGCTCCTGCGCCGCCAGCGCACCGAGCCGGTTGATCGGCTGCGCGTCGCCGACCTGGAGCTGGACCTGCTGGCCCGGACGGCCCAGCGCGGCGGGCAGACGATCGCGCTCACCAACCGGGAATTTGCGCTCCTCGAGCTGCTCATGATGGCCTCTCCGCGCCCGGTCAGCAAAACTGCGATCGTGGAGCACGTGTGGGACCAGCACTTCGATTCCGGCACGAACGTGGTCAACGTGTACGTGAACTACCTGCGCGCCAAAGTGGACCGGCCCGGCCTGACGCCGTTGATCCAGACCGTGCGCGGCGTGGGGTACGCCTTGAAGGATCCCGCGTCATGA
- a CDS encoding heavy metal translocating P-type ATPase — protein sequence MKPSGQPPRECDDTLHETLKTQPGVVGLTIQAEPRRIQVDYLPHAASEAEVGRLIERVAPMADDQFVKCTLRLEGRACEGCAIRLERKAEKIEGVRRAAATFIGGVMTINYNEAVLSESELEDRVRATGAPVSKYEPPTDAAPASGWRSWLQGDRLEITCTVATFVLMITGWVLGRAGLTAASWTTYVLAYLAGGFFGVQAGWQSLKERTIDVDLLMVLAALGAAFVGAPFEGAMLLFLFSLSNVLQAYAIDRTRRAINSLMKLRPTQSLCRRGNETKLLPVEELVVGDILIVRPGESIALDSTVVEGTSTIDESMLTGESLPVSKSAGMPVFAGTINQTGGLEIKVTKLAKDSTIAKLIKMVEEAQSEKAQTQRFLDRAEQYYAIGVLAFTFALIVVPYFFLGHAFHATFYRAMTVMVVASPCALIISTPASILSAIGGAARRGVLFKGGAHLERMAGISVVAFDKTGTLTRGKPRVTHIVTGNTRCEFSSCTNPEAIDLLQLAAAVEAKSEHPLARAIVAAAEERRIPALDASGFQSVSGKGASAVVRGRRIAIGSPGFFEERQSQGLEAALAHAGELQDQGKTCVVVGELDAQGGSAQVLGVLAVADVLRPDAPAVIKRLKQLGVKRVVMLTGDHKRVAHAIAREAGVDEVHAQLLPEEKVRVVRELQNIGPVAMVGDGINDAPALAAAQIGIAMGAAGTDVAMETADVVLMSDNLHNIALALDVSRRARRVVIQNLTFAFGVILVMVTATLAAHVPMPLGVVAHEGSTVLVCLNGLRLLLVRDVAAHA from the coding sequence ATGAAGCCCTCCGGCCAACCGCCCCGCGAGTGTGACGACACACTGCACGAAACGCTCAAGACGCAGCCCGGCGTCGTCGGCCTGACGATCCAGGCCGAACCGCGCCGCATCCAGGTCGATTACCTGCCGCACGCGGCGAGCGAGGCCGAGGTCGGCCGCCTGATCGAACGCGTCGCGCCGATGGCCGACGACCAGTTCGTCAAGTGCACCCTGCGCCTGGAAGGCCGCGCCTGCGAGGGCTGCGCCATCCGGCTCGAACGCAAGGCCGAGAAGATCGAGGGCGTGCGCCGGGCAGCCGCGACCTTCATCGGCGGCGTGATGACGATCAACTACAACGAAGCCGTCCTTTCGGAGAGCGAACTGGAGGACCGCGTCCGCGCCACCGGCGCGCCGGTGTCCAAGTACGAGCCGCCGACCGACGCCGCGCCGGCGTCCGGCTGGCGCAGTTGGCTCCAGGGCGACCGCCTGGAGATCACCTGCACCGTCGCCACGTTCGTCCTGATGATCACCGGCTGGGTCCTGGGACGCGCCGGGCTCACGGCCGCCAGCTGGACCACGTACGTGCTCGCGTACCTCGCCGGCGGCTTCTTCGGCGTGCAGGCGGGCTGGCAGTCGCTGAAGGAGCGTACGATCGACGTCGACCTGCTGATGGTCCTCGCCGCGCTCGGCGCCGCCTTCGTGGGCGCGCCGTTCGAGGGCGCGATGCTCCTCTTCCTCTTCTCGCTCTCCAACGTCCTCCAGGCCTACGCCATCGATCGCACGCGCCGCGCCATCAACTCGCTGATGAAACTCCGCCCCACGCAGTCGCTCTGCCGGCGCGGCAACGAGACGAAGCTGCTGCCCGTGGAGGAGCTCGTGGTCGGCGACATCCTCATCGTCCGGCCCGGCGAGAGCATCGCGCTGGACAGCACCGTGGTCGAAGGCACGAGCACGATCGACGAATCGATGCTCACCGGCGAATCGCTGCCGGTCTCGAAATCGGCCGGGATGCCGGTCTTCGCGGGCACGATCAACCAGACGGGCGGGCTCGAGATCAAGGTCACCAAGCTCGCGAAGGACTCCACCATCGCGAAGCTCATCAAGATGGTCGAGGAGGCCCAGAGCGAGAAGGCCCAGACCCAGCGGTTCCTCGATCGCGCCGAGCAGTACTACGCCATCGGCGTCCTGGCCTTCACGTTCGCGCTGATCGTGGTCCCGTACTTCTTCCTCGGACACGCGTTCCACGCCACGTTCTACCGGGCGATGACCGTCATGGTGGTCGCCTCCCCGTGCGCGCTCATCATCAGCACCCCGGCCTCGATCCTCTCCGCGATTGGCGGCGCCGCGCGCCGCGGCGTCTTGTTCAAGGGCGGCGCCCACCTCGAGCGGATGGCCGGCATCTCAGTCGTCGCCTTCGACAAGACGGGCACGCTCACCCGGGGCAAACCGCGCGTGACGCACATCGTCACCGGCAACACGCGCTGCGAGTTTTCCTCCTGCACGAATCCCGAAGCGATCGACCTCCTGCAGCTGGCCGCGGCCGTCGAGGCGAAGTCCGAACACCCGCTCGCGCGCGCCATCGTCGCCGCGGCCGAGGAACGCCGCATCCCCGCGCTCGACGCCTCCGGCTTCCAGTCGGTCTCGGGCAAGGGCGCGTCGGCCGTGGTACGCGGCCGCCGCATCGCCATCGGCAGCCCGGGATTCTTCGAGGAGCGCCAGAGCCAGGGACTCGAGGCGGCGCTCGCCCACGCCGGCGAACTGCAGGACCAGGGGAAGACCTGCGTGGTCGTCGGGGAGCTCGACGCCCAGGGCGGTTCCGCCCAGGTGCTCGGCGTGCTCGCTGTCGCCGACGTGCTGCGGCCCGACGCCCCCGCGGTGATCAAGCGCCTCAAGCAGCTCGGCGTGAAACGCGTCGTGATGCTGACGGGCGATCACAAGCGCGTCGCCCACGCGATCGCCCGCGAGGCCGGCGTGGACGAGGTCCACGCCCAGCTCCTGCCCGAGGAGAAGGTGCGCGTAGTCCGGGAGCTCCAGAACATCGGCCCCGTCGCCATGGTGGGCGACGGCATCAATGATGCCCCGGCGCTCGCGGCCGCCCAGATCGGCATCGCGATGGGCGCGGCCGGCACCGACGTGGCGATGGAAACCGCCGACGTCGTGCTGATGAGCGACAACCTGCACAACATCGCGCTCGCGCTCGATGTCAGCCGCCGCGCCCGGCGCGTCGTCATCCAGAATCTGACCTTCGCGTTCGGCGTCATCCTCGTGATGGTCACCGCGACCCTCGCGGCGCATGTGCCCATGCCGCTCGGCGTCGTCGCCCACGAGGGCAGCACCGTCCTGGTGTGCCTCAACGGTCTGCGCCTGCTCCTGGTCCGCGACGTGGCCGCCCACGCCTGA
- a CDS encoding cytochrome b/b6 domain-containing protein, with amino-acid sequence MNSKPLLWDLPTRVCHWAFALSLTGSFAVALGVDDDSPLFRLHMLLGLAAVFVLGVRIVLGLVGSKSARFASFPLQPRVVIEYFRAIITRAAERRDFAGNNPGSALAAVAMFVLVPVVVASGLWGGEAFEEVHEVAAYLLLGVIGAHLLGLAVHWVTRRDPIALAMITGRKSGPASPALASSHRVWGAVVLIAIGTWTGALFRGYDANAGTVRVPLMGATLRLGENEGAENHSGRERESRRRHDHDDD; translated from the coding sequence ATGAACTCAAAACCGCTCCTCTGGGACCTGCCCACACGGGTCTGCCACTGGGCCTTCGCGTTGTCGCTGACCGGCAGCTTCGCGGTCGCGCTCGGCGTCGACGACGACAGTCCCCTCTTCCGCCTGCACATGCTTCTCGGCCTGGCCGCCGTCTTTGTCCTCGGCGTCCGCATCGTCCTGGGGCTCGTCGGCTCCAAGTCCGCCCGCTTCGCCTCTTTCCCGCTCCAGCCGCGCGTCGTGATCGAGTATTTCCGCGCCATCATCACCCGCGCCGCCGAACGCCGGGATTTCGCAGGCAACAATCCCGGATCGGCGCTCGCGGCGGTCGCCATGTTTGTCCTCGTGCCCGTCGTCGTCGCCTCCGGCCTCTGGGGCGGTGAGGCGTTCGAGGAGGTGCACGAGGTTGCCGCGTACCTGCTGCTCGGCGTGATCGGCGCGCACCTCCTGGGGCTCGCGGTCCATTGGGTCACGCGCCGCGATCCCATCGCGCTTGCCATGATCACCGGCCGCAAATCCGGCCCGGCCTCGCCCGCGCTGGCCTCGTCGCATCGTGTCTGGGGCGCGGTCGTGTTGATCGCCATCGGCACCTGGACCGGCGCGTTGTTCCGCGGCTACGACGCGAACGCGGGCACCGTGCGCGTCCCGCTCATGGGCGCCACGCTGCGGCTCGGCGAGAACGAGGGCGCGGAAAACCACTCGGGACGCGAACGTGAATCGCGGCGCCGGCACGACCACGACGATGACTGA